The following proteins are co-located in the Paludibaculum fermentans genome:
- a CDS encoding DoxX family membrane protein, which produces MTGLNWERAAILYARIALGAAFLSGIASRFGLYGKDVGYGNFGNFLKYTAEVNAFMPASTIPFLGWSATLAEFLLGLALILGIWPPWVALASAYLLALFGLAMTISLGIKSPLDYSVFSASAAAVLLAIHKPGRTT; this is translated from the coding sequence ATGACCGGCCTCAACTGGGAACGCGCCGCAATCCTCTATGCCCGCATCGCCCTGGGCGCGGCCTTCCTCTCCGGCATCGCCTCCCGCTTCGGGCTCTACGGTAAGGATGTCGGGTATGGCAACTTCGGCAACTTCCTCAAGTACACGGCCGAGGTCAACGCCTTCATGCCTGCGTCCACCATCCCGTTTCTGGGCTGGTCCGCCACCCTCGCCGAGTTCCTCCTCGGCCTTGCGCTCATCCTCGGAATCTGGCCCCCCTGGGTAGCCCTCGCCAGCGCGTACCTGCTGGCCCTGTTCGGACTCGCCATGACCATTTCGCTTGGTATCAAATCACCGCTGGACTACTCGGTCTTCTCCGCCTCGGCGGCGGCGGTACTGCTCGCAATCCACAAACCCGGGAGAACAACGTGA
- a CDS encoding cupin domain-containing protein, giving the protein MSHLFQSAGTSLVLLCTLAGQPAAAPQRVRPVLAHTLPRLAGGHLKASMLEVNYGPGESSPVHSHPCAVLGYVVQGAIRTQVKGEPEVVYKAGEGFYEAPNGIHAISANASRTEGAKFVAYFLCDHDAPLSVDVPAGKEPR; this is encoded by the coding sequence ATGAGCCACCTATTCCAAAGCGCGGGCACGAGCCTGGTCCTGCTCTGTACCCTGGCCGGCCAGCCCGCCGCGGCGCCCCAACGCGTCCGGCCCGTACTCGCCCACACCCTGCCCCGGCTCGCCGGCGGCCATCTCAAAGCCTCGATGCTGGAAGTCAATTACGGCCCCGGCGAGTCCTCGCCCGTCCACAGCCATCCCTGCGCCGTCCTCGGCTATGTCGTCCAGGGCGCTATCCGCACACAGGTAAAAGGCGAACCCGAGGTCGTCTACAAGGCCGGCGAAGGCTTCTACGAGGCCCCCAACGGAATCCACGCCATCTCAGCCAATGCCAGCAGGACGGAAGGCGCGAAGTTCGTAGCCTACTTCCTCTGCGACCACGACGCGCCCCTCAGCGTCGATGTCCCCGCCGGCAAGGAGCCTCGATGA
- a CDS encoding B12-binding domain-containing radical SAM protein, whose protein sequence is MRIILVNPSDVAFGVGVITPRWLYVLAAATPRQYGDPIIVDETLEAINPEQIQSGDVVGIGIHTANALRGFEVGRMARERGAIVVFGGIHSTLYPGEAVEYGAAHSVVQGDGDEAWGQLLADHVNGRLQPLYDGGRVKSGQFLPARWDLLPPKSYMWASVQTVRGCPKHCSFCSVWRTDGQAPRQRTGDAVIDEIVQLRRMGYRFIALADDNFYPVTLNDLALAERQGNMEKLAELQKLRSDRFEFMELLAGLPDDTIMFTQITMEAAEDIEFLKAMRKARIRGALVGVEAVTPEGLKTVFKDFNLSGDKLVERLKLFKQHGVHVLGSFIFGLSSDRAETFDATAELAKKAELTFAQFVMMTPFPGTVDFDKWEKSSQGKNEKVEGIPITRYWLIPGHRRPKLYMPHPSMSSEEIRIRTQGVWDNYYTLGEVWKRAQCVKSWKGRLAFVFISKLYRQMYANTGIATDSARRKSANRWARWTALICLKLFRGKMMPELEVPRLATSQPVLTNIAQ, encoded by the coding sequence TGGTCAACCCGAGCGACGTGGCATTTGGTGTTGGCGTTATTACTCCACGTTGGCTCTATGTGCTGGCTGCCGCCACGCCGCGGCAGTATGGGGACCCCATCATCGTCGACGAGACGCTGGAGGCCATTAACCCCGAGCAGATTCAATCCGGTGATGTTGTCGGCATCGGAATCCACACTGCGAACGCATTGCGCGGTTTTGAAGTAGGCCGCATGGCGCGCGAGCGCGGCGCCATCGTTGTGTTTGGCGGCATCCACTCGACGCTGTATCCGGGTGAAGCGGTGGAATACGGCGCGGCTCACTCCGTGGTGCAAGGCGACGGCGACGAAGCGTGGGGCCAGTTGCTGGCCGATCACGTGAACGGCAGGCTGCAGCCGCTGTACGACGGCGGCCGCGTGAAGTCCGGCCAGTTCCTGCCGGCACGCTGGGATCTGCTGCCCCCTAAGAGCTACATGTGGGCTTCGGTCCAGACCGTCCGGGGTTGCCCCAAGCATTGCTCGTTCTGCTCAGTGTGGCGGACCGACGGGCAGGCTCCGCGGCAGCGCACGGGCGACGCGGTGATCGACGAAATCGTCCAACTGCGGCGCATGGGCTATCGCTTCATCGCCCTGGCCGACGACAACTTCTATCCGGTCACGCTCAACGACCTCGCGTTGGCGGAGCGCCAGGGCAACATGGAAAAGCTGGCCGAACTGCAGAAACTGCGGTCAGACCGCTTCGAGTTTATGGAACTGCTGGCCGGGCTGCCGGACGACACCATCATGTTCACGCAGATCACGATGGAAGCGGCCGAGGACATCGAGTTCCTCAAGGCCATGCGCAAGGCCCGCATCCGCGGAGCGCTGGTGGGCGTAGAAGCCGTCACTCCGGAAGGCCTGAAGACGGTGTTCAAGGACTTCAATCTCTCCGGCGACAAGCTGGTGGAGCGGCTGAAGCTGTTCAAGCAACATGGCGTCCACGTGCTGGGCTCATTCATCTTCGGACTCTCCAGCGATCGGGCGGAGACCTTCGATGCGACAGCCGAACTGGCCAAGAAGGCCGAGTTGACCTTCGCCCAGTTCGTCATGATGACCCCCTTCCCCGGCACCGTCGATTTCGACAAGTGGGAGAAGAGCTCGCAGGGCAAGAACGAGAAGGTCGAAGGCATCCCGATCACGCGCTACTGGCTGATCCCGGGCCACCGGCGTCCGAAGCTATACATGCCCCATCCGAGCATGAGCTCGGAAGAGATCCGCATCCGGACGCAGGGTGTATGGGACAACTACTACACGCTGGGCGAGGTGTGGAAGCGCGCGCAATGCGTGAAGTCGTGGAAGGGCCGGCTGGCTTTCGTGTTCATCTCCAAGCTGTACCGGCAGATGTACGCCAATACCGGCATCGCCACCGATAGCGCCCGCAGGAAGAGCGCGAACCGCTGGGCGCGCTGGACCGCGCTGATCTGCCTGAAGCTGTTCCGTGGCAAGATGATGCCCGAGTTGGAAGTGCCCCGGCTGGCTACCTCCCAGCCGGTACTCACCAACATCGCGCAGTAG
- a CDS encoding nuclear transport factor 2 family protein, with protein sequence MKTRRTLIMAGLLLAGVLGGILPLSAQDDLLTVREAVWRSWFANDTKALAKLVPPDTIVISSGEVAWKHQAEVFRSAGEFQAAGGKLIRLEFPRTEVQRFGDVAIVWSSYLVETETKGKRSISSGRVTEIFVRRDGQWTNPGWHTDAEK encoded by the coding sequence GTGAAGACACGACGCACTCTGATCATGGCCGGCCTGCTGCTGGCCGGTGTACTGGGCGGAATCCTTCCGCTCTCAGCTCAGGACGACCTGCTGACCGTCCGCGAGGCCGTCTGGCGCTCCTGGTTCGCCAACGACACCAAGGCCCTGGCGAAACTGGTGCCTCCGGACACGATCGTGATCAGCTCTGGGGAGGTGGCCTGGAAGCACCAGGCCGAGGTCTTCAGGAGCGCCGGGGAATTCCAGGCCGCCGGAGGCAAGCTCATCCGGCTGGAGTTCCCGCGCACCGAGGTGCAGCGCTTCGGGGATGTCGCCATCGTCTGGAGCAGCTATCTGGTCGAGACGGAGACCAAGGGCAAACGCTCGATCTCATCAGGACGCGTCACCGAGATCTTCGTGCGCCGCGATGGCCAATGGACCAACCCCGGCTGGCATACAGACGCCGAGAAATAG